The Echeneis naucrates chromosome 10, fEcheNa1.1, whole genome shotgun sequence genome has a window encoding:
- the adad1 gene encoding adenosine deaminase domain-containing protein 1, which translates to MEFGVDELDPIAHLPFAPAFKQKVSTETLIERYKCGEVHAVSLLHQLAQVLQLHLEMKETVTTGNLPVLYFAFCVVIDGVEYKTGMGITKKDARLKAAQLALQDLLPTLENINSVRPDVAGVPPPLPAREEPSISDTYPSRAAHGRMSSVNLQIPHAVRDLLTKLMNSHLEFSSCAATTAAFIIQTSSRCEVVALGTGNFNTKESASLCGRIVHDSHGVVTARRSLMRFLYRHVLMFFSKTANLKERSIFQQSSSSGLLSLKDGITLHLYVNQLPKGAAQIPSKLRLNPLSISAWQVNNEIGLHLSVEGKVFSVFSSSIDQSASSIISMSTTDKITQWQVLGYQGALLSHFIEPIYVQSILIGESCASNIRGMEISVSQRVEGVTSQLPTFYCMIRPHISLVPSVAMRGTDGTNGQLTCGINWSEGDSSIEVVDGLKGKTIDESPFKSGPALASRLCKAAMLHRFKLVAKETQRQDLLATSSYREAKRMAKPYQEAKSMLRAYLLQQGFGSWLDKLSVSDNFTM; encoded by the exons CACCTGCTTTCAAGCAAAAAGTCTCAACTGAAACACTGATTGAAAGATACAAGTGTGGGGAAGTGCATGCTGTGTCTCTGCTCCATCAGCTAGCTCAGGTTCTGCAATTACACCTGGAAATGAAGGAGACAGTAACCACAG gCAATTTACCAGTGTTGTATTTTGCCTTTTGTGTGGTTATCGATGGGGTTGAGTACAAGACTGGCATGGGAATAACAAAAAAGGATGCCCGGCTCAAAGCAGCACAGTTGGCCCTGCAGGACTTGTTGCCCACTTTGGAAAATATCAACTCTGTTCGACCTGACGTAGCAG GTGTCCCCCCACCCTTACCAGCTAGGGAGGAACCCTCCATTTCTGATACCTATCCTTCTCGAGCAGCTCATG GAAGAATGAGTTCTGTCAATCTTCAGATTCCCCATGCTGTCAGGGATCTCCTCACTAAACTGATGAACAGCCACCTCGAGTTCTCTTCCTGTGCCGCCACCACCGCGGCATTCATCATTCAGACTT CTAGCAGATGTGAGGTGGTTGCTCTGGGTACTGGGAACTTCAATACTAAAGAGAGTGCATCATTGTGTGGACGGATTGTTCATGATTCACATGGCGTTGTAACTGCAAGAAGATCTCTGATGAG GTTTTTGTATCGGCACGTACTAATGTTCTTCAGCAAAACAGCCAATCTGAAGGAGAGGTCCATCttccagcagagcagcagcagtggcctCCTCAGCCTGAAGGACGGCATCACCCTTCACCTTTATGTGAATCAACTGCCAAAGGGTGCTGCTCAGATCCCTTCGAAGCT GCGCCTGAACCCCCTCTCAATTTCGGCATGGCAAGTCAATAACGAGATCGGTCTACACCTGTCAGTGGAGGGCAAG gtctTCTCAGTTTTCTCATCAAGCATTGATCAATCGGCCTCCAGTATAATCAGCATGTCCACCACAGACAAGATTACTCAGTGGCAGGTGCTTGGTTACCAGGGAGCGTTGCTCAGCCACTTCATTGAGCCCATTTATGTCCAAAGCATCCTCATAG GGGAGTCTTGTGCCAGTAATATCCGTGGCATGGAGATATCTGTGAGTCAGCGTGTGGAAGGGGTTACCTCTCAGCTGCCCACGTTCTACTGCATGATAAGGCCTCACATAAGCCTGGTTCCTTCGGTGGCTATGAGGGGCACAGACGGCACCAATGGCCAGCTGACCTGTGGTATCAACTGGAGTGAAGGAGATAGCTCCATAGAGGTCGTGGATGGCCTGAAGGGCAAGACCATAGACGA ATCTCCCTTTAAGAGTGGCCCTGCTCTGGCAAGCCGTTTATGCAAAGCAGCAATGCTACACCGCTTCAAGTTGGTGGCCAAAGAAACCCAGAGGCAGGATCTGCTGGCTACAAGCTCTTACAGAGAAGCCAAG AGGATGGCGAAGCCATACCAGGAGGCCAAGAGCATGCTGAGAGCATACTTGCTGCAACAGGGTTTTGGTTCCTGGCTGGACAAGCTTTCGGTCAGTGATAACTTCACTATGTGA